From a single Lewinella sp. LCG006 genomic region:
- a CDS encoding alpha-2-macroglobulin: MSILLLLTITSLMAQDILSNEPFTREWKNIDSLYQQGLPESAGVALLELKGELAGMKDDNPLRQAHEIKVLLYELVLEARQEQGEWNALQILEELTAYADQPAKAIYQSYLAEKYLNYWQNHRWQIDQRTELSDATPTDDETTWSSQNFVNRITELYLSSLTATELRDKDLAAYGPLVVPGENADDLRPSIYDLLLDRALQYFRNNDAFLGEPAYEPLLDNVALLGPVKDFVTYELPSSEKATSFHRTLDILQEALSWSLRIRPNSKAHLDLDLTRLELIYRQLDTEDRHDAYRKSLNSLQKQHQQTPQEAMVLKAMMNFHEQQGQTYQPDQPELEALRWEYQKAVAIARDIRARFPKEQAASDATNLLNRILRPELQTTIEAVQMPQTPGLVQLSYNNVEQVFLKAIPITSEEYHDQNKTRQKLQAILSKKASLEWSEQLPQPGDFRVHTVETALQGLQPGVYCLAIATKADFSFDEGATSMIYFWVSELAVVQHSDREDNYKVIVVNRRTGQPVPNATVKVWVNNRRNRNEEPMVQHAVYQSDRDGQVTIKGISRDRVALEIITETDRLFPSEYFWLYSNSYDRQQKPPPYTVFFTDRGLYRPGQIVYFKALALQQDKEVPAIVPNAKFSVSLLDGNSQEVATIALKTNEFGSASGQFTLPAGGLLGSMYLKSSLGNGSAKLLRVEEYKRPRFEVDIADLKAEPRLRDTVEVEGVATAYAGPAIADAKVSYTVVREVVFPWYRGYGRYFPSYHQPQTLATGTTTTDAEGKFAFDFFADPDEAVEKNRFPLYYFKVNVEVVDGTGETRMANKDISLTEYPFQLNLNLASSFDKQEGLVFDLSCQNLDGFPLKKEVMVNVKKLDSPARTFVDRYWGRPDLPLLKEKTFRKYFPQFTYEKKEEKAYWPEGAEVFSTALTLAGRDSLTISAKDWSVGHYRVTLLTVTPQGDTLQTSQDFQVHDWSKGEFAVGEWLYTRPSEGDFEPGAAVALQLGQQAGDIKVFSVLQNRSDAYWERWLSGGERIEYQLTEADRGGLSWSGFYVANSRFYQTSAYWSVPWSNKDLDITFETFRSKIYPDAEEEFILRIDGPDKERIATEVLASMYDASLDQIAPFSWQFPAYPTGMVLRNWQTLGFQQLQDYSNFNSTPIPVEKEMNLIYPRLWTNTGYGSPSFMLMMDGAPMGVRMRSSMAFSEAEESDAAVAKSSAENTPPSPPPPPPPAPYEAITSSAGSALPEGPAPTKIRTNLGETAFFFPQLATDAEGRVVLKFRAPESLTRWKLQLFGHSKDLAYSLSTEEVVTQKELMILPNAPRFLREGDQMTFTAKVSNLSDKVLSGEAVLELFDVQTNEGIASAYGLKAKNTSFNLATGASETVSWSLTVPKKAAGVLGYRVIARAGNFSDGEEAALPVLTNRILLTEAQPLFVRPKQTKTFTLERLQNADASTDQYAFQLDITSNPAWEAIKALPYLQEYPYDCTEQIVNRMFANSLASKVVKDYPKIRDVFAAWRNDGEALKSPLFQNEELKTALLEETPWVMEAKSESLQRERIALLFDLDRLANEQAVAQRKLLDRQSPNGAFSWFPGGPEQWYMTQYVVEQLSHLRQLTGEEMNYELRNALENAMRYCDQQAYKWYSELKEAQKKDKVYSASPQVIHYLYTRSMNLDIDLLPAQMEMYEYCWSQVTEHWLAASLYEQALIALAAKYSSREELANKIFASLKERSLHTEEMGRYWKQSNGYYWYQNNVETHVRLLELFAAMNADEETLSELKIWLLRNKETNRWETTKATAAAVFGLVSTGDNWLGETTPLEVSFPNWSKSAYEDKVAAAQENAEAGTGAYQVRWTEEEVQPAMATIRLRNRSKAPGWGALYWQYFTNIDAVTRDADNPLRIERTLYQRVNNGDGEVLQALTKAPQAGDRITVRLVVRNDRALEYVHLKDLRASGLEPLDQLSSYRYQGGLGYYQQTTDLGTHFFFHWLPAGEYVLEYDLVVFHQGDFSGGLSTIQCMYAPKFVSHSEGTRLQVGE, encoded by the coding sequence ATGTCTATACTGCTATTATTGACAATCACCTCACTCATGGCTCAGGATATCCTCTCTAACGAACCCTTTACCAGGGAATGGAAAAACATCGATTCCCTTTACCAACAAGGGTTACCAGAATCGGCAGGCGTAGCACTCCTCGAATTAAAGGGAGAACTGGCAGGAATGAAAGATGACAATCCATTGCGGCAAGCACATGAAATCAAGGTGCTATTGTATGAACTGGTATTAGAAGCACGGCAAGAACAGGGAGAATGGAACGCCCTGCAAATCCTGGAAGAACTAACCGCCTATGCCGATCAGCCAGCAAAAGCTATTTATCAGTCTTACCTGGCCGAGAAATACCTCAACTATTGGCAAAACCACCGCTGGCAAATTGATCAGCGAACGGAACTGTCAGACGCCACACCCACCGACGACGAAACCACCTGGAGTTCCCAGAATTTCGTGAATCGAATCACTGAATTATATCTATCCTCTCTCACCGCAACGGAATTACGCGACAAAGACCTCGCTGCCTATGGCCCCTTGGTCGTTCCCGGCGAAAATGCCGACGATTTACGTCCCAGTATCTACGATTTACTGCTGGATCGGGCGCTGCAATATTTTAGGAACAATGATGCTTTTCTGGGGGAACCCGCTTACGAACCACTTCTCGATAATGTGGCTTTATTAGGACCTGTAAAAGATTTTGTTACGTACGAATTGCCCAGCAGCGAAAAGGCAACCAGCTTTCACCGCACTTTGGACATCTTGCAAGAGGCGCTCAGTTGGTCTTTACGTATTCGGCCAAATAGCAAAGCACATCTCGACCTGGATTTGACGCGCCTTGAACTGATCTACCGCCAGCTAGATACAGAAGATCGTCACGATGCTTATCGCAAAAGTTTGAACAGTCTGCAAAAACAGCACCAGCAAACGCCCCAGGAGGCCATGGTGCTAAAAGCTATGATGAATTTTCATGAGCAGCAGGGGCAAACCTACCAACCGGATCAGCCCGAACTTGAAGCGCTGCGTTGGGAATACCAAAAAGCAGTAGCTATCGCACGCGATATCCGAGCGCGCTTCCCGAAAGAACAGGCGGCCAGTGATGCGACCAACTTACTTAATCGAATATTAAGGCCGGAATTACAAACCACTATCGAGGCGGTGCAAATGCCTCAAACGCCGGGCCTGGTGCAGCTAAGCTACAATAATGTGGAGCAGGTTTTCCTGAAAGCCATCCCTATTACATCGGAGGAATACCATGATCAAAACAAAACCCGCCAGAAACTCCAGGCGATCCTGAGTAAAAAAGCTAGCTTGGAATGGTCGGAACAACTGCCGCAACCGGGTGATTTTCGTGTACATACCGTAGAAACGGCCTTGCAAGGTCTCCAACCCGGGGTGTATTGCCTGGCCATTGCCACCAAGGCTGATTTTTCCTTTGACGAAGGGGCTACCTCTATGATTTACTTCTGGGTGTCGGAATTGGCAGTCGTTCAGCATTCCGATCGGGAGGACAATTACAAGGTCATTGTGGTCAATCGCCGCACGGGCCAACCTGTGCCAAATGCTACGGTAAAGGTCTGGGTCAATAACCGCCGCAACCGCAACGAGGAGCCTATGGTACAGCATGCTGTCTACCAATCGGATCGGGATGGACAAGTAACCATCAAAGGTATTTCTCGTGATCGGGTAGCACTGGAAATTATTACGGAAACGGATCGCCTGTTTCCTAGTGAATATTTTTGGTTGTACAGCAACAGCTACGACCGGCAGCAAAAACCGCCACCCTACACTGTGTTTTTTACGGATCGCGGTTTGTATCGGCCAGGGCAGATCGTTTATTTTAAAGCGCTCGCTTTACAGCAGGACAAAGAAGTGCCAGCCATTGTGCCGAATGCAAAGTTTTCGGTCAGTCTCTTGGATGGGAATAGCCAGGAAGTGGCAACGATCGCCCTCAAGACCAACGAATTCGGTTCCGCAAGCGGGCAATTTACCTTGCCAGCCGGTGGATTACTAGGCAGTATGTACCTGAAATCAAGTTTGGGAAATGGCTCCGCAAAATTACTGCGGGTAGAGGAATACAAACGCCCCCGCTTTGAAGTTGACATAGCAGACCTCAAAGCAGAACCCCGCCTGCGAGATACCGTCGAGGTAGAAGGGGTGGCTACCGCCTATGCCGGGCCAGCTATTGCCGACGCCAAGGTCAGCTACACCGTCGTACGAGAAGTGGTATTCCCTTGGTACCGGGGCTATGGCAGGTATTTTCCTTCGTACCACCAACCACAAACGCTCGCTACGGGAACTACCACCACCGATGCCGAAGGGAAATTTGCCTTTGACTTCTTTGCCGATCCCGATGAAGCGGTAGAGAAGAACCGTTTTCCGCTCTACTATTTTAAGGTAAATGTGGAGGTTGTGGATGGTACTGGTGAAACCAGGATGGCCAACAAAGACATCAGCCTCACGGAATACCCTTTCCAGTTGAACCTCAATCTCGCGTCCTCTTTCGATAAGCAAGAAGGGCTTGTTTTTGATTTAAGTTGCCAAAACCTTGACGGCTTTCCGCTAAAAAAAGAGGTGATGGTCAACGTCAAAAAGCTGGACAGTCCTGCACGTACTTTCGTTGATCGCTATTGGGGCCGACCCGATTTACCATTGCTGAAGGAGAAAACTTTCCGCAAGTATTTTCCCCAGTTTACTTACGAAAAGAAAGAAGAAAAAGCATACTGGCCGGAAGGTGCTGAAGTATTTAGTACCGCGCTCACCTTGGCGGGCCGTGATAGTTTGACCATCAGTGCTAAGGATTGGTCAGTCGGGCATTACCGGGTGACCTTACTAACGGTGACACCACAGGGCGATACCTTACAAACGAGCCAGGATTTTCAGGTACACGACTGGTCTAAAGGCGAGTTTGCCGTAGGGGAGTGGCTGTATACCCGACCATCGGAGGGAGATTTCGAGCCCGGCGCAGCGGTTGCTTTACAGTTGGGGCAACAGGCTGGCGATATCAAGGTGTTTTCAGTTTTACAAAACCGTTCCGATGCCTATTGGGAACGTTGGCTTTCTGGTGGTGAGCGTATTGAATACCAACTGACAGAAGCAGACCGTGGGGGACTTAGTTGGAGTGGTTTTTACGTTGCTAATAGCCGTTTCTATCAGACCTCTGCCTACTGGTCGGTGCCTTGGAGCAACAAAGATTTGGATATTACTTTTGAGACTTTTCGCTCCAAGATCTACCCCGATGCGGAGGAAGAATTTATCCTCCGAATTGATGGGCCAGATAAGGAAAGAATAGCTACGGAGGTCTTGGCGAGTATGTACGACGCCAGCCTGGATCAGATTGCGCCTTTCTCCTGGCAATTTCCGGCTTATCCTACCGGGATGGTGCTGCGCAACTGGCAGACATTAGGTTTTCAGCAATTACAGGATTACAGCAATTTCAATAGCACACCTATTCCTGTTGAAAAAGAAATGAACCTGATTTACCCAAGGCTTTGGACCAATACGGGCTACGGTTCGCCTTCCTTTATGCTGATGATGGACGGTGCTCCCATGGGGGTAAGAATGCGCAGCTCAATGGCTTTTAGTGAAGCAGAGGAAAGCGATGCAGCTGTGGCTAAATCAAGTGCCGAAAACACCCCTCCATCACCTCCACCTCCACCACCTCCTGCCCCATACGAAGCAATAACTTCCTCCGCAGGTAGCGCATTGCCTGAAGGGCCTGCACCCACCAAAATAAGGACTAACCTGGGCGAGACGGCTTTCTTCTTTCCCCAGCTGGCTACGGATGCCGAAGGGAGAGTAGTGCTCAAATTCCGGGCACCGGAATCGCTGACACGTTGGAAGTTGCAGCTTTTTGGTCATAGCAAAGACTTGGCTTACAGCCTCTCAACCGAGGAGGTGGTGACGCAAAAGGAATTGATGATCTTGCCCAATGCGCCGCGTTTTTTACGAGAAGGAGATCAAATGACTTTTACCGCCAAGGTGAGTAACCTCTCTGATAAAGTGCTCAGCGGGGAAGCTGTTCTGGAGTTGTTTGATGTGCAAACAAATGAAGGAATTGCCAGTGCTTACGGACTGAAGGCGAAAAACACCTCTTTCAATTTGGCTACGGGTGCTTCTGAAACGGTCAGTTGGTCGTTGACGGTGCCGAAAAAAGCAGCGGGTGTTTTGGGCTATCGGGTGATTGCCCGTGCTGGCAATTTTTCTGATGGTGAAGAAGCGGCGCTTCCTGTATTGACCAATCGGATTTTACTTACGGAGGCCCAGCCGCTTTTTGTACGTCCCAAACAAACAAAAACCTTCACTTTAGAGCGCTTGCAGAACGCTGATGCCTCCACTGATCAGTATGCTTTCCAGTTGGACATCACCAGCAATCCTGCTTGGGAGGCGATCAAGGCGCTGCCTTACTTGCAGGAATATCCTTATGACTGTACGGAGCAGATCGTCAATCGTATGTTTGCCAACAGCCTGGCGAGTAAGGTGGTCAAAGATTACCCAAAAATTCGTGACGTTTTTGCTGCTTGGCGCAACGATGGGGAGGCCTTGAAAAGCCCGCTTTTCCAAAACGAAGAACTGAAAACAGCCCTGCTGGAAGAAACGCCCTGGGTGATGGAAGCCAAAAGCGAAAGCCTGCAAAGAGAACGCATCGCCCTGCTTTTTGATCTGGATCGCTTGGCCAATGAGCAGGCAGTCGCCCAACGCAAGTTGCTAGACCGGCAGTCGCCCAATGGTGCTTTTAGTTGGTTTCCCGGTGGACCGGAACAGTGGTACATGACCCAGTACGTGGTGGAGCAGCTCTCTCATCTGCGGCAGCTTACCGGCGAAGAGATGAACTATGAGTTGAGGAATGCCCTGGAAAACGCCATGCGCTACTGTGACCAGCAAGCCTACAAATGGTACTCAGAATTGAAGGAAGCGCAGAAAAAGGATAAAGTGTATTCGGCGAGCCCGCAAGTTATCCACTACCTCTATACCCGCAGTATGAATTTGGACATTGACCTGCTACCAGCGCAAATGGAGATGTACGAATATTGCTGGTCGCAGGTGACGGAGCATTGGCTAGCTGCCAGCTTGTACGAGCAGGCCCTGATCGCCCTGGCCGCAAAATACAGCAGCCGGGAAGAGTTGGCCAATAAGATCTTCGCTTCCTTAAAGGAGCGGTCTTTGCATACTGAAGAAATGGGACGCTACTGGAAACAGTCCAATGGTTACTATTGGTACCAAAACAATGTAGAAACCCACGTCCGACTGTTGGAACTCTTTGCGGCGATGAATGCCGACGAAGAGACCCTTTCTGAATTGAAAATATGGCTACTACGCAACAAAGAAACCAACCGCTGGGAAACCACCAAAGCTACTGCGGCAGCAGTCTTCGGGCTGGTCAGCACAGGCGATAATTGGCTGGGCGAGACCACACCACTTGAAGTAAGTTTCCCCAATTGGTCGAAATCGGCTTACGAGGATAAGGTGGCTGCTGCGCAAGAAAATGCCGAAGCGGGTACGGGGGCTTACCAAGTACGCTGGACGGAAGAAGAGGTACAACCCGCGATGGCTACCATTCGCCTGCGCAACCGCTCGAAAGCACCGGGATGGGGTGCCTTGTACTGGCAGTATTTTACCAATATTGACGCAGTGACCAGAGATGCCGACAACCCCTTGCGGATAGAACGCACCTTGTACCAGCGCGTAAACAATGGCGATGGAGAAGTGCTACAAGCTCTGACCAAGGCCCCGCAAGCTGGCGATCGGATCACTGTCCGCCTGGTGGTGCGCAATGACCGGGCACTGGAGTATGTACACCTCAAGGATCTACGTGCCAGTGGCCTGGAACCCCTAGATCAGTTGAGCAGCTATCGCTATCAGGGGGGCTTAGGCTATTACCAACAGACCACGGACTTGGGTACACATTTCTTCTTTCACTGGCTCCCTGCCGGAGAATACGTGCTGGAATACGACCTTGTTGTTTTCCACCAAGGTGATTTTTCTGGCGGTTTGTCTACGATTCAGTGCATGTATGCGCCAAAGTTTGTGAGCCACAGCGAGGGCACACGATTGCAGGTAGGGGAGTAA
- a CDS encoding MmcQ/YjbR family DNA-binding protein, whose amino-acid sequence MTLETFHSYCMAKPGVEETFPFNESTLVFKVMGKMFALCGLDKDVFEINLKCDPDWGVELREQYPDIQPGYHMSKIHWNTILVEGDVPEKLLLELIDHSYDLVVKGLPKKLKLELEELRNEG is encoded by the coding sequence ATGACGCTGGAAACCTTTCACTCGTATTGCATGGCCAAACCAGGCGTTGAAGAAACCTTCCCTTTCAATGAATCAACGCTGGTTTTTAAAGTAATGGGAAAAATGTTCGCTCTCTGCGGACTAGACAAAGATGTATTTGAAATCAACCTGAAATGTGACCCGGATTGGGGCGTAGAATTACGCGAGCAATATCCTGATATTCAGCCCGGTTATCACATGAGTAAAATCCACTGGAATACCATCCTGGTAGAAGGCGATGTCCCCGAAAAACTCCTGCTTGAATTGATCGACCACAGCTACGACCTCGTCGTCAAAGGCCTGCCCAAAAAGCTGAAGCTGGAACTGGAAGAATTACGCAACGAGGGTTAG
- a CDS encoding tetratricopeptide repeat protein produces MSLLPEKKSIAVLPFVNMSADPENEYFSDGITEEIINALTTIEELKVIARTSSFAFKNKHIDIRTIGQQLGVSTILEGSIRKANNWVRITAQLIDTADGAHLWAQNFDREMNNIFALQDEISLLIADQIRENFGHFNIRTITKGMPTKNTDAYEALLQGSYYLKRKDFEDIKKALGYFQQAVTLDPQYAQAYAYIGETYLHQAGFGMLSNTEAHGKARIAAKKALSINHQEPLAHKVLAYIHFFFDWDWDAALFQYNKAIENGLPNQNEFISYYYIFIQKDYDRAIHVAQQLLDTDPLHVIGHWQLGLCYFFAKRFEEALQAFDNALMIDGDFGEAQRWRGLVLGYLGKFDQAQQAIHRALDISGGEGLAKLDLLMVKILMGKKKEAITEIGQTSYIDPMDPAMLYTMLDMPDEATAWLERGYQERSVMLVTLKHHWIWDNIRSDKRFQAIYDRMNFTDQSNYRPSPIKTLVISEKTASSSVLMTPEEIEQYLIPLDRSMTEEQLFLDSSLSLRQLAEHIDLHPNKLSWLLNEQVGKNFNEYINAFRLKVFKTKALDPNNSHLTLLGLAYESGFNSKTVFNAFFKKVEGMTPRRWVKSQQE; encoded by the coding sequence ATGAGCCTTCTGCCGGAGAAGAAATCCATTGCGGTGCTACCTTTTGTCAATATGAGTGCTGATCCTGAGAATGAGTACTTTAGTGATGGAATCACGGAGGAAATCATCAATGCACTCACGACTATCGAAGAGTTGAAAGTGATCGCTCGTACTTCCTCCTTTGCTTTTAAGAATAAACATATTGATATCCGAACCATCGGCCAGCAGCTGGGCGTAAGTACCATTCTAGAAGGGAGTATCCGCAAAGCTAACAATTGGGTAAGAATCACCGCGCAGCTTATCGACACTGCTGATGGGGCACACCTTTGGGCACAGAATTTCGACCGGGAGATGAACAATATTTTTGCCCTCCAGGATGAAATCAGCTTACTCATCGCCGACCAAATACGAGAAAATTTCGGGCACTTCAATATCCGGACGATCACCAAAGGGATGCCTACCAAAAACACGGATGCCTACGAAGCGCTCCTCCAAGGTAGCTATTACCTCAAGCGCAAGGATTTTGAGGATATCAAAAAGGCGCTAGGCTATTTTCAACAAGCCGTAACGCTTGATCCACAGTACGCGCAGGCTTACGCTTATATTGGCGAAACTTATCTACACCAAGCTGGTTTTGGCATGCTCTCCAACACCGAGGCGCATGGTAAGGCACGAATAGCTGCCAAGAAAGCCCTCAGCATCAACCATCAAGAACCCCTCGCGCACAAGGTGCTAGCCTATATTCACTTTTTCTTCGATTGGGACTGGGATGCCGCTTTGTTTCAGTACAATAAAGCCATTGAAAATGGCCTACCGAATCAGAATGAGTTCATTTCCTATTATTACATCTTCATCCAAAAAGACTACGATCGGGCCATCCATGTCGCGCAACAATTGTTGGATACCGATCCGCTACACGTCATTGGGCATTGGCAATTAGGCTTGTGCTATTTCTTTGCCAAAAGGTTCGAAGAGGCCCTTCAAGCCTTCGATAATGCACTCATGATTGATGGCGATTTTGGGGAGGCCCAACGATGGCGGGGATTAGTATTGGGCTATCTTGGAAAGTTTGACCAAGCACAACAAGCGATCCATAGAGCATTGGATATTTCAGGTGGTGAAGGTTTGGCCAAGCTGGACCTCCTCATGGTGAAAATTTTGATGGGTAAGAAAAAGGAAGCTATCACTGAGATTGGCCAAACAAGCTACATTGACCCCATGGATCCGGCAATGTTATATACTATGCTGGATATGCCCGACGAAGCCACAGCTTGGTTGGAGCGAGGCTACCAGGAGCGTTCCGTAATGTTGGTTACCCTAAAACATCACTGGATATGGGACAATATCAGGTCAGACAAACGATTTCAGGCTATTTACGATAGAATGAATTTTACTGATCAAAGTAATTACCGCCCCTCTCCCATCAAAACCTTGGTGATATCCGAAAAAACGGCTTCCAGTTCGGTGCTAATGACACCGGAAGAAATTGAACAATACCTGATTCCACTCGATCGCAGTATGACGGAAGAACAATTGTTTCTGGATTCGTCTTTATCCTTGCGGCAACTGGCGGAACATATTGACCTTCATCCCAATAAATTATCGTGGTTGTTGAACGAGCAGGTCGGCAAAAATTTCAATGAATACATCAATGCTTTCCGACTTAAAGTCTTTAAAACCAAAGCGCTTGACCCCAACAATAGCCACCTGACTTTACTGGGACTTGCTTATGAAAGCGGCTTCAATTCCAAGACGGTTTTTAATGCATTTTTCAAAAAGGTAGAGGGAATGACTCCGCGTAGATGGGTAAAATCCCAACAGGAATGA
- a CDS encoding MFS transporter, with protein sequence MTNNLPSKFTPYQLFLVIVIPLILFTIVVDFMLLSALSAILLPALEVTTREFGLLVSAYAFSAGISAFAAAGYADKFDRKQLLLFFYSGFILGVFLSSLANSYTALFLARIITGCFGGVVASICFAIVTDIFAVKQRGRAMGFIQMAFAGGQILGLPAGLYLATHLHWHLSFAAIFFLGLTLLFLIYKKMTPVDQHLLDAKGTLPLKHIAKAIKNRNYLHVFSNNALIVTGDVALMTFGSAFISNNLNVALEDLPLIYGVAGLVTFIAAPLVGKVTDHYGPLKIFIASTLLTLITVGVFTHLQETLLWPLIGLHTLLFVGINARMITSASLATVIPKKQERGSFMAVDAALQQAAAGVAAVAAGLIVFQSADGLIQRFSLLGGLVMVVMSITIGLMYRIHLIAKSTESHN encoded by the coding sequence ATGACTAATAATCTTCCATCCAAATTCACGCCTTACCAACTATTTTTGGTCATTGTCATCCCTTTGATATTATTTACCATTGTGGTAGACTTTATGCTGCTCTCCGCCTTGAGTGCGATTCTATTACCTGCTCTTGAGGTGACGACACGAGAGTTTGGTTTGCTCGTCTCGGCTTATGCTTTTAGTGCCGGTATTTCCGCTTTTGCAGCAGCAGGCTATGCTGATAAATTTGACCGCAAACAGCTCCTCTTGTTTTTCTATTCTGGGTTTATCTTAGGTGTTTTTTTATCTTCTCTAGCAAATTCTTACACGGCACTTTTCCTTGCCAGAATCATTACGGGTTGTTTTGGAGGAGTAGTTGCTTCGATTTGTTTTGCGATAGTGACTGACATCTTTGCGGTAAAGCAACGAGGGCGTGCGATGGGCTTTATCCAGATGGCCTTTGCCGGAGGGCAAATCCTGGGTTTGCCAGCAGGCCTCTACCTGGCAACACACCTGCATTGGCATTTGAGCTTTGCAGCGATTTTTTTTCTGGGGCTGACACTCTTGTTCTTGATTTATAAAAAAATGACCCCCGTCGACCAGCATTTACTAGATGCGAAAGGTACTCTACCCTTGAAACATATAGCTAAAGCCATTAAAAACAGGAATTATCTACATGTTTTCAGCAACAATGCACTGATCGTTACAGGGGATGTAGCATTGATGACTTTTGGTTCTGCATTCATCAGCAACAATTTGAATGTTGCCCTTGAAGATTTGCCCCTTATTTATGGAGTCGCCGGGTTAGTAACGTTTATTGCAGCACCATTAGTAGGAAAAGTTACCGATCACTATGGGCCTCTAAAAATCTTTATTGCAAGCACCCTGCTTACCCTGATAACAGTAGGCGTATTCACCCACCTACAGGAAACTCTTTTGTGGCCCCTCATTGGCTTGCACACCTTGCTTTTTGTAGGGATCAATGCCCGAATGATTACTTCTGCATCGCTAGCCACGGTCATTCCGAAAAAGCAGGAGCGAGGTTCCTTTATGGCCGTAGATGCCGCTTTACAACAAGCAGCGGCGGGGGTGGCTGCCGTAGCAGCAGGGCTGATTGTCTTCCAATCGGCAGATGGGTTAATACAACGATTCTCCCTACTGGGTGGGCTGGTCATGGTAGTCATGAGTATTACCATAGGATTGATGTACCGGATACACCTCATCGCAAAAAGTACCGAATCTCATAATTAG
- a CDS encoding NAD(P)/FAD-dependent oxidoreductase encodes MRHKPSTINQQPSTKKNLIIGHGIAGALLGYFLEQAGEACIYLDAPDQQAATQVAAGIINPITGRRFVKSWRIDDLVPFAQQLYRQLEQELDIHFYHERPLVRTLFNRGEENNWQARVLEDAYQDYYHEPPRLGNIPELTEPAFSYLEVTHTAQVTIGVLVDALKAKRKSEGCFLEEAFVPEQLVIREKDVQYGELTADRILFCEGWRARFNPWFGHLPYGGNKGEILLIRLPDAQLEQMFKHRIFIVPFMDDLYWVGSTSENQFTSEAPTPAGKAYLQARLEEVLTTPYDLVDHRAAIRPTVKDRRPFLGLHPQYPQLGIFNGLGTKGASLGPYWAKHFADYLTFNQELDFAVDIQRFK; translated from the coding sequence TTGAGACACAAACCATCAACCATCAACCAACAACCATCAACCAAAAAAAACCTCATCATCGGCCATGGTATCGCCGGTGCATTATTGGGCTACTTCCTGGAACAAGCTGGCGAAGCGTGCATCTACCTTGATGCCCCCGACCAGCAGGCCGCAACCCAGGTAGCAGCGGGCATCATCAATCCCATTACGGGCCGTCGTTTTGTGAAATCATGGCGCATAGATGATCTGGTGCCCTTTGCACAGCAGTTGTACCGCCAGTTGGAACAAGAGCTTGATATTCATTTTTACCACGAACGCCCGCTGGTCAGGACGCTCTTCAATCGTGGCGAAGAAAACAATTGGCAAGCCCGTGTGCTGGAGGATGCCTACCAGGATTACTATCACGAGCCGCCCCGTTTAGGTAATATCCCCGAACTGACGGAGCCTGCATTTTCTTACCTCGAAGTGACCCACACGGCGCAAGTGACCATCGGTGTTTTGGTAGACGCTTTGAAGGCAAAACGTAAAAGCGAAGGCTGCTTCCTTGAGGAAGCTTTTGTGCCCGAGCAGTTGGTGATCCGGGAAAAGGATGTTCAATATGGTGAGCTAACCGCCGACCGCATCCTCTTTTGCGAGGGTTGGCGCGCTCGTTTCAATCCCTGGTTTGGTCACTTGCCATACGGCGGCAACAAAGGAGAAATACTCCTGATTCGGCTACCTGATGCTCAGTTGGAACAGATGTTCAAACACCGTATTTTTATCGTCCCTTTTATGGATGATTTGTACTGGGTTGGTTCGACCTCTGAAAATCAGTTTACCAGCGAAGCACCTACACCAGCTGGAAAGGCCTATTTGCAAGCTCGTCTGGAAGAAGTGCTTACTACGCCGTACGATTTGGTCGATCACCGAGCAGCTATTCGCCCAACCGTCAAGGATCGTCGTCCTTTTTTAGGGTTGCACCCACAGTATCCGCAGCTGGGGATTTTTAATGGACTGGGGACAAAAGGGGCGTCCTTGGGGCCCTACTGGGCCAAACATTTTGCGGATTACTTAACTTTCAATCAGGAACTAGACTTTGCTGTAGATATTCAGCGTTTCAAATAA